In Synechococcus sp. KORDI-100, a single window of DNA contains:
- a CDS encoding CNNM domain-containing protein — MGSDLLVLLLLVVVVLLGSALCSGVEAAMLTVNPIRVHELAARRQPVAGARRLAQLRQRLGRTLSVLVIANNGFNIFGSLMLGGYAAWVFEQRGIGGVALPLFSIGLTVLVMLLGEILPKALGSRLALSVSLASAPFLHWLGLLLKPLVLLLERLLPAITAEAELSTNEDEIRLLARLGSQKGQIEADEAAMIGKVFQLNDLTARDLMTPRVAAPTLDGALSLEAQRQLLLDNNAAWWVVLGDQVDKVLGVASRERLLTALLENRGLLTPADLSESVDYVPEMIRADRLLTGFRRDSSGVRVVVDEFGGFVGVIGAESVLAVLAGWWRKPAA; from the coding sequence ATGGGCTCGGACCTGTTGGTGCTGCTGCTGCTGGTGGTCGTTGTGCTGCTGGGTTCAGCGCTGTGCTCGGGAGTGGAGGCCGCCATGCTGACGGTCAATCCGATCCGTGTGCATGAGTTGGCTGCCCGCCGTCAGCCGGTGGCAGGGGCACGACGTCTGGCTCAGCTGCGGCAGCGCCTGGGAAGAACCCTGTCCGTGCTGGTCATTGCGAACAACGGATTCAACATTTTCGGCAGCCTGATGCTCGGTGGCTATGCCGCCTGGGTCTTTGAGCAACGGGGCATTGGCGGTGTTGCCCTGCCGCTGTTCTCAATTGGACTCACCGTGCTGGTGATGCTGCTGGGCGAGATCCTTCCCAAAGCGCTGGGCAGCCGTCTGGCCCTGTCGGTATCCCTGGCGAGCGCCCCGTTCCTGCACTGGCTCGGCCTGCTGTTGAAGCCACTGGTTCTGCTGCTGGAGCGCCTCCTACCGGCCATCACCGCGGAGGCCGAACTTTCCACCAATGAGGATGAGATCCGCCTGCTGGCGAGACTCGGCTCCCAAAAAGGTCAGATTGAAGCCGACGAGGCCGCGATGATCGGCAAGGTTTTTCAACTGAATGACCTCACCGCACGCGACCTGATGACGCCAAGAGTGGCTGCACCGACCCTGGACGGAGCCCTCAGCCTGGAGGCTCAGCGTCAGCTGCTTCTGGACAACAACGCCGCCTGGTGGGTGGTGCTGGGGGATCAGGTGGACAAGGTGCTGGGGGTGGCCAGTCGCGAACGTCTGCTCACGGCATTGCTTGAGAACCGTGGACTGCTGACCCCTGCGGATCTCAGTGAATCGGTGGACTATGTCCCTGAAATGATTCGTGCTGATCGATTGCTGACAGGGTTTCGGCGGGACAGCAGCGGAGTCCGCGTGGTGGTGGATGAATTCGGAGGCTTCGTTGGTGTGATCGGTGCGGAATCCGTTCTCGCCGTGCTGGCGGGCTGGTGGCGCAAGCCGGCAGCATGA
- a CDS encoding GTP-binding protein: MHQVSIPPPASIDRCWQLLQRWRSELKLTRREQGVLAGSLVVLDRQLERLKQRRLRIAVFGRVGVGKSSLINALIGTAVMETDVAHGNTRRQQAVSWPISIPGLTQIELIDTPGIDEIQAAARARLARRIAMEADLVLLVIDSDLSRTDQDALDVLQQAGKPLHLVLNGSDRWQADEIAEVLSSIRSRLSSEIPITAVAAAPRRPVIDAEGRVRSEPIAARIEDLRVRLHETLEREGALLLALQSLSQADRFQHGRQQLRLQQHRRRAQGLIGRFAAAKATGVAANPVMALDLAAGMACDTALVMQLCQLYDLPLAPSSARQLIRRLSQDNALLAGIQLGLTALKQALILMAPISGGVTLAPAAPVAVAQAALAVHTTKRTGQLVAEELMRGLNRCGGQPGALLTRLSQSDPVVRCWMERWGGQRLQTLQPLLP; encoded by the coding sequence ATGCATCAGGTTTCGATCCCACCCCCAGCCAGCATCGATCGTTGCTGGCAGCTGCTGCAGCGTTGGCGCAGTGAATTGAAGCTCACGCGCCGCGAGCAAGGGGTACTGGCGGGATCCCTGGTCGTGCTGGACCGGCAGTTGGAACGCCTGAAGCAACGTCGTCTGCGCATTGCCGTCTTCGGCCGTGTTGGTGTTGGCAAATCCAGCCTGATCAATGCCTTGATCGGGACGGCTGTCATGGAAACGGATGTCGCCCACGGAAACACCAGGCGACAACAGGCTGTGAGCTGGCCGATCTCGATCCCTGGACTGACGCAGATCGAGCTGATCGACACCCCTGGCATCGACGAAATCCAGGCCGCTGCCCGCGCCCGGCTGGCCCGTCGCATCGCCATGGAAGCGGACCTGGTGCTGCTGGTGATCGACAGCGACCTGAGCCGCACCGACCAGGACGCCCTCGATGTGCTGCAGCAGGCCGGCAAGCCACTCCATCTGGTCCTCAACGGAAGCGACCGCTGGCAAGCTGATGAGATCGCAGAAGTGCTGAGCAGCATCCGCTCACGCCTGAGCTCTGAGATCCCGATCACGGCCGTCGCTGCAGCTCCGCGACGGCCCGTCATCGACGCCGAAGGCCGCGTCCGCAGCGAGCCGATTGCCGCCAGGATTGAGGACCTGCGTGTTCGTCTCCACGAAACGCTCGAAAGGGAGGGAGCTCTTCTGCTGGCGCTTCAGTCCCTGAGTCAGGCAGACCGGTTCCAGCATGGGCGTCAGCAGCTGCGTCTGCAGCAGCATCGGCGTCGAGCCCAGGGGCTGATCGGCCGATTTGCCGCAGCCAAGGCGACAGGTGTGGCCGCCAATCCGGTGATGGCTCTCGACCTTGCTGCGGGGATGGCCTGCGACACAGCTTTGGTCATGCAGTTGTGTCAGCTCTATGACCTGCCGTTGGCACCCTCATCCGCACGTCAGCTGATCCGCCGCCTTTCGCAGGACAACGCGCTCCTAGCTGGCATCCAACTGGGACTGACAGCCCTGAAACAGGCGCTGATCCTGATGGCGCCCATCAGTGGTGGTGTGACGCTTGCCCCTGCTGCGCCTGTCGCTGTGGCACAGGCAGCCCTGGCGGTGCACACAACCAAACGGACCGGTCAGCTGGTGGCCGAGGAGCTGATGCGGGGCCTGAATCGCTGCGGAGGGCAGCCAGGCGCCCTGCTGACGCGCCTGAGTCAGAGCGATCCGGTTGTCCGTTGCTGGATGGAGCGCTGGGGTGGACAGCGCCTGCAGACGCTGCAGCCCCTGCTTCCCTGA
- a CDS encoding nicotinate-nucleotide adenylyltransferase, which translates to MVSTLAMLGTSSDPPTRGHQCLLEGLLTRFDRVVTWASDNPMKSHGAPLELRANLLQALVRQIASPRLELVQSLSSPWAITTLQRAAERWQDWDLVFVVGSDLAAQVPRWKQASLFLTACHLAIAPRQGWPLSSTTMDELQQLGSSLEILDLEVPASASSELRREPVPSQIPDQVWPLLLEHRLYGLRPHHC; encoded by the coding sequence ATGGTCTCGACCCTCGCAATGCTCGGCACCAGCTCAGACCCCCCCACGCGGGGGCACCAATGCCTGTTGGAGGGATTGCTGACTCGCTTCGACAGGGTCGTCACCTGGGCCAGTGACAACCCGATGAAGTCCCACGGTGCCCCCCTTGAGCTGCGCGCGAACTTGCTGCAGGCCCTCGTCAGGCAGATCGCCAGTCCTCGCCTGGAACTGGTTCAGTCCCTCAGCAGTCCATGGGCAATCACCACGCTGCAACGGGCAGCCGAGCGCTGGCAGGACTGGGATCTGGTGTTCGTTGTCGGCAGTGATCTGGCTGCACAGGTCCCTCGCTGGAAGCAGGCAAGCTTGTTTCTGACCGCCTGTCATCTCGCCATCGCACCCAGGCAGGGCTGGCCCCTGTCCTCCACAACCATGGACGAGCTGCAACAGCTGGGCAGCAGTCTGGAGATTCTCGATCTGGAGGTTCCAGCCTCTGCCAGCTCCGAACTGCGTCGTGAACCGGTGCCGAGCCAGATCCCAGACCAGGTTTGGCCTTTACTGCTGGAACACCGGCTTTACGGCCTCAGACCCCATCACTGCTGA
- a CDS encoding NAD+ synthase, with protein sequence MRLALAQLNPLVGDLSGNTRSILKACEHAEAGKADLLLTPELSLWGYPPRDLLLQPERLHQQQSVLDQICRELDSLHSDLTVLVGAAIAIEDDRQPGLHNTIVQVTRSGWQPVAHKQLLPNYDVFDERRYFRPGDGSSSLVLSNGLRLGLTICEDLWVDTELQRERLSGPDPVAALIDDVPDLLINLAASPFDASKPSLRRQLAARAALRLNCPIVYLNQVGGNDELIFDGGSFLLDHKGDCLLQMPYCQEWFEIWDSKPSHQPALSMPPPDTRDLLFRTLVLGVRDYSSKCGFQKALLGLSGGIDSALVAVIATAALGPDAITTLLMPSPWSSNGSIEDATSLANRLGIASQTVPIASLMQSFGSSLAPALDGEPQGVTAENLQSRIRGTLLMAVANQQGQLLLTTGNKSELAVGYCTLYGDMNGGLAVIGDLYKTTVFALCDWLDSDDSSCCRADFGLLHQGELVGEAIRTKPPSAELRPDQKDSDSLPDYGELDALLRLLIEERRTGEALVAAGFAPELVERVETMLRRAEFKRRQSPPLLKVSPQAFGTGWRLPIAAA encoded by the coding sequence ATGCGTCTCGCCCTGGCCCAGCTCAATCCGCTCGTGGGTGATCTTTCGGGAAACACCCGGAGCATCCTCAAGGCGTGTGAACACGCCGAGGCTGGCAAGGCGGATCTGCTGCTCACCCCGGAACTGTCGCTCTGGGGGTATCCACCCCGCGATCTGCTGCTGCAGCCGGAACGCCTGCACCAGCAACAATCCGTCCTGGATCAGATCTGCAGAGAGCTGGATTCGCTGCATTCCGATCTGACCGTGCTCGTCGGTGCGGCCATCGCGATTGAGGACGATCGTCAACCGGGTCTTCACAACACGATCGTTCAAGTCACCCGAAGCGGATGGCAGCCCGTTGCCCACAAGCAACTGCTGCCCAACTACGACGTCTTTGACGAACGGCGTTACTTCAGACCGGGCGACGGAAGTTCCAGCCTGGTGCTGAGCAACGGCCTGCGACTCGGGCTCACCATCTGTGAAGACCTCTGGGTGGACACCGAGCTCCAGAGAGAACGACTCAGCGGGCCGGACCCGGTGGCCGCACTGATCGATGACGTGCCAGACCTGCTGATCAATCTGGCCGCCTCACCCTTTGATGCATCCAAGCCATCGCTGCGCCGACAACTGGCAGCGCGAGCCGCCCTGCGTCTGAACTGCCCGATCGTTTACCTGAATCAGGTGGGGGGAAACGACGAACTGATCTTTGACGGGGGCAGCTTTCTGCTTGATCACAAGGGTGATTGTCTGCTTCAGATGCCGTACTGCCAGGAGTGGTTTGAGATCTGGGACAGCAAGCCATCACATCAACCGGCGTTGTCCATGCCGCCTCCGGATACCAGAGACCTTCTGTTTCGGACCCTCGTGTTGGGCGTTCGGGACTACAGCTCCAAATGCGGTTTTCAGAAGGCTCTGCTCGGCCTCAGCGGAGGGATTGATTCAGCCCTTGTCGCCGTGATTGCAACAGCAGCGCTTGGGCCGGATGCCATCACAACACTGCTGATGCCATCGCCATGGAGCTCCAATGGATCCATCGAGGACGCAACTTCCCTGGCCAACCGCCTGGGCATCGCCAGCCAAACCGTGCCAATCGCTTCGTTGATGCAGAGCTTCGGAAGCTCTCTGGCACCGGCTCTGGACGGGGAACCACAGGGTGTCACGGCGGAAAACCTGCAATCGCGGATCCGCGGCACCCTGCTGATGGCCGTGGCGAATCAACAAGGACAGCTCCTCCTTACCACGGGAAATAAATCAGAACTGGCTGTTGGCTACTGCACGCTCTACGGCGACATGAATGGCGGACTGGCCGTGATCGGCGACCTCTACAAAACCACAGTCTTTGCCCTCTGCGACTGGCTGGACAGTGATGATTCCAGTTGCTGTCGCGCCGATTTCGGACTGCTGCACCAGGGTGAACTGGTTGGTGAAGCGATCCGAACCAAACCACCCAGCGCCGAACTGAGGCCTGACCAGAAGGACAGCGACTCTCTGCCGGACTATGGCGAGCTTGATGCATTGCTGCGTCTGCTGATCGAGGAACGGCGCACTGGTGAAGCACTGGTTGCTGCGGGCTTTGCACCGGAGCTGGTGGAACGGGTGGAAACGATGCTGCGACGGGCCGAGTTCAAGCGCCGCCAATCTCCACCGCTGCTGAAGGTGAGTCCACAGGCGTTCGGCACAGGATGGCGACTGCCGATTGCAGCAGCGTGA
- the ald gene encoding alanine dehydrogenase, which produces MAASVLTAPMASIGVPKEVKADEQRVALTPDAVRELVSQGLEVRIESRAGDGAGIGDEAFAAAGAQVVSRDDAWGAHLVVKVKEPQQEELRFLRDDMVLFTYLHLAAYPSVGEALLNAGTTGIAYETVQLESGSLPLLAPMSEIAGRLAAQVGAHLLERPHGGRGVLMGGCTGVQPARVVVLGAGTVGWNAARLAAAMDAEVLLLDRSPERLRSLEADRRGRLMSVVSSRGLLERLVPSAVLVIGAVLTPGGRAPTLVDETLVEQMRPGSVIVDVAIDQGGCVATSQETTHTSPTVSVHGVQHYAVGNMPGAVPFTSTEALVSVTLPYIIGIAGRGLEEAVTDKPELLSGLNTVQGCVCHPGVAKALGLPPRHPMACLR; this is translated from the coding sequence ATGGCAGCGTCCGTTCTGACGGCCCCGATGGCCAGCATCGGAGTACCCAAGGAAGTCAAGGCCGACGAACAACGGGTGGCGCTGACTCCGGACGCTGTTCGTGAACTCGTCAGCCAGGGGTTGGAGGTGCGCATCGAAAGCCGGGCTGGTGATGGCGCTGGAATCGGTGATGAGGCCTTTGCAGCGGCCGGTGCTCAGGTGGTGTCCCGAGACGACGCCTGGGGCGCCCATCTGGTGGTGAAGGTGAAGGAACCACAGCAGGAGGAGCTGAGGTTCCTGAGAGACGACATGGTGCTGTTCACCTACCTGCACCTAGCGGCTTACCCGAGCGTGGGGGAAGCCCTGCTGAACGCAGGGACAACGGGAATCGCCTATGAAACGGTCCAGCTCGAGAGCGGCAGCTTGCCGTTGCTGGCCCCGATGAGTGAAATCGCAGGACGTCTGGCCGCCCAGGTCGGTGCCCACCTGCTCGAGCGACCCCACGGCGGGCGTGGCGTTCTCATGGGCGGTTGCACCGGGGTGCAACCGGCCAGGGTGGTGGTTCTCGGAGCGGGCACGGTCGGCTGGAATGCGGCCCGCCTCGCGGCGGCCATGGACGCAGAGGTGTTGCTGCTGGATCGATCACCCGAACGCCTGCGCAGCCTTGAGGCTGATCGCCGCGGCCGTCTGATGAGTGTGGTGAGCAGCCGTGGCCTGCTGGAACGCCTGGTTCCGTCCGCTGTTCTGGTGATCGGTGCCGTTCTGACGCCAGGGGGGCGAGCTCCCACCCTGGTTGACGAAACCCTGGTCGAGCAGATGCGACCGGGCTCGGTGATCGTGGATGTGGCCATTGACCAGGGCGGCTGCGTGGCCACGAGCCAGGAAACCACGCACACCTCCCCGACGGTTTCGGTGCACGGGGTGCAGCACTACGCCGTCGGCAACATGCCGGGCGCTGTGCCCTTCACCTCCACGGAAGCCCTGGTGAGCGTGACCCTGCCCTACATCATCGGCATCGCTGGACGGGGTTTGGAGGAGGCCGTGACGGACAAGCCGGAGCTTCTCTCCGGACTCAACACCGTGCAGGGGTGCGTTTGTCACCCCGGCGTCGCCAAAGCGCTGGGGCTACCACCCCGTCATCCCATGGCCTGCCTGCGCTGA
- a CDS encoding DUF3326 domain-containing protein: MSPAVMPTVMVVPTGIGCEIGGYAGDAIPSARLLASASGCLITHPNVMNGASLYWVDPRIHYVEGFGLDRFASGDWHLRPVRRQRIGLLLDAGIEAELAQRQIQVAEGCRASLGLDIGPVITSDAPLEVSLERGESGVSWGCLGRPDALLRAGESLKQAGATAIAVVARFPDDVDSEQLAAYRQGSGVDALAGAEAVISHLLVRHLQIPCAHAPALAPLPLDPQLDPRAAGEELGYTFLACVLVGLSRAPGLVSTGACRPGDLTADQIGAIVVPQGALGGEAVLACLERQVPLITVDNPSVLSVTSDALALGPDGLRARSYSEAAGLLLALREGLAPESLVRPFQRRQAMG, from the coding sequence ATGAGTCCAGCTGTGATGCCGACCGTGATGGTCGTGCCAACGGGAATCGGTTGTGAGATTGGCGGTTACGCCGGCGATGCCATTCCCAGCGCCAGGCTCCTGGCCTCGGCCAGTGGTTGTCTGATCACCCACCCCAACGTGATGAATGGTGCCTCCCTGTATTGGGTTGACCCCAGGATTCACTACGTCGAAGGCTTTGGACTCGACCGTTTCGCCTCCGGAGATTGGCATCTCCGCCCTGTCAGGAGGCAACGCATCGGTCTGCTGCTTGATGCCGGAATCGAAGCGGAGCTGGCCCAGCGCCAGATCCAGGTGGCCGAGGGCTGCCGGGCCTCCCTGGGTTTGGACATTGGCCCGGTGATCACATCGGATGCCCCGCTTGAGGTGTCGCTGGAGCGGGGAGAGAGCGGTGTCAGCTGGGGATGCCTGGGACGACCCGATGCTCTCTTGCGCGCTGGTGAATCCCTCAAACAGGCTGGTGCAACAGCGATTGCCGTTGTCGCTCGCTTCCCTGATGACGTCGACAGTGAGCAACTTGCTGCTTACCGCCAGGGCAGTGGCGTTGACGCCCTGGCGGGAGCCGAAGCCGTCATCAGTCATCTGCTGGTTCGTCATCTGCAGATCCCCTGTGCCCATGCGCCAGCCCTGGCGCCCCTGCCCCTGGATCCCCAGCTGGATCCCCGCGCTGCTGGAGAAGAGCTTGGCTACACCTTCCTCGCCTGCGTTCTGGTGGGTCTAAGCCGGGCTCCAGGGCTTGTCAGCACTGGTGCCTGCCGTCCTGGCGATCTCACGGCGGATCAGATTGGGGCCATCGTTGTCCCTCAGGGCGCCCTCGGTGGTGAAGCGGTGCTGGCCTGTCTGGAGCGTCAGGTGCCTCTGATCACGGTGGACAATCCATCTGTTCTCTCCGTCACATCCGATGCTCTGGCGTTGGGGCCCGATGGTTTGAGAGCACGCAGCTACTCTGAGGCTGCCGGGCTGCTCCTGGCGCTTCGGGAGGGGCTGGCACCGGAATCTCTTGTGCGTCCTTTTCAGCGCAGGCAGGCCATGGGATGA
- a CDS encoding 2Fe-2S iron-sulfur cluster-binding protein produces MTETAAAVATHTIHAELDGEMHSFSCRSDQTVLNAAEAAGVTLPSSCCSGVCTTCAAVVTEGSVEQPDAMGVKSDLQEQGYTLLCVAYPRADLKLRAGQEDALYEAQFGQYQK; encoded by the coding sequence ATGACTGAAACCGCAGCGGCAGTGGCAACCCACACGATCCATGCGGAGTTGGATGGCGAGATGCACAGCTTCAGCTGCCGTTCGGATCAGACGGTGCTCAACGCCGCTGAAGCCGCAGGTGTGACCTTGCCCAGCTCCTGCTGCTCGGGTGTCTGCACCACCTGTGCGGCTGTCGTCACGGAGGGCAGTGTTGAACAGCCCGACGCCATGGGGGTTAAATCTGATCTCCAGGAGCAGGGCTACACCCTGCTTTGCGTTGCCTACCCACGTGCTGATCTCAAGCTCAGGGCCGGTCAGGAGGACGCGCTCTATGAAGCGCAATTCGGCCAGTACCAAAAATGA
- a CDS encoding F0F1 ATP synthase subunit gamma encodes MANLKEIRDRIKSVKNTRKITEAMRLVAAAKVRRAQEQVLRSRPFADRLARVLENLQSRMQLEDAAAPLMEQRPVESVTLVACTGDRGLCGGYNSNIIRRTEQRFAELKGKGFDVKLVLIGRKAGSYFSNRNYPIQATFAGLEQVPTADEANTIATDLLAEFIAQSSDRVEIIFTKFINLVSCKPVVQTLLPLDPQDIADPEDEIFRLTTRDGRLTVEPGAGPANTEPKIPSDIVFEQSPEQLLNALLPLYLQNQLLRSLQESAASELASRMTAMNNASDNAKELAKTLTLDYNKARQAAITQEILEVVGGSAAAG; translated from the coding sequence ATGGCAAATCTCAAAGAGATCCGCGACCGCATCAAATCGGTCAAGAACACGCGAAAAATCACCGAGGCCATGCGTCTTGTTGCCGCCGCCAAAGTGCGTCGTGCTCAGGAGCAGGTGCTTCGCAGTCGTCCCTTCGCCGATCGGTTAGCGCGCGTGCTGGAAAATCTGCAGTCGCGTATGCAGTTGGAGGATGCCGCTGCTCCTCTGATGGAGCAACGGCCAGTTGAGAGTGTCACCCTGGTGGCCTGTACCGGTGATCGTGGCCTCTGCGGTGGCTACAACTCCAACATCATCCGGCGTACTGAGCAGCGCTTTGCTGAGCTCAAGGGGAAGGGTTTCGATGTGAAATTAGTGCTGATCGGCCGCAAGGCAGGCAGTTACTTCTCCAACCGGAATTATCCGATTCAAGCCACATTTGCTGGCTTGGAGCAGGTGCCCACGGCTGATGAAGCCAATACGATTGCAACCGATCTTTTGGCTGAATTCATTGCCCAGAGCAGTGATCGTGTTGAAATCATTTTCACCAAGTTCATCAATTTGGTGAGTTGCAAGCCTGTGGTTCAGACCTTGCTGCCTCTTGATCCCCAGGACATTGCGGACCCCGAAGATGAGATCTTCCGCCTCACCACCAGAGATGGTCGATTGACGGTTGAACCAGGGGCCGGGCCTGCAAACACGGAACCGAAGATTCCTTCTGACATCGTGTTTGAACAAAGCCCGGAGCAGTTGTTGAATGCTCTTCTGCCGCTGTATCTGCAGAATCAGCTGTTGCGTTCACTCCAGGAGTCTGCAGCATCTGAGTTGGCCAGCCGGATGACGGCGATGAACAATGCGAGCGACAATGCCAAGGAGCTCGCCAAGACGTTGACCTTGGATTACAACAAGGCGCGTCAGGCTGCCATCACTCAGGAAATTCTTGAAGTTGTTGGTGGTTCAGCAGCTGCTGGTTGA
- the atpA gene encoding F0F1 ATP synthase subunit alpha, which yields MVSIRPDEISAILKKQIEDYDKSVSVSNVGSVLQVGDGIARVYGLQEAMAGELLEFEDGTEAIALNLEDDNVGAVLMGEGLGVQEGSTVKATGKIASVPVGEATLGRVVNSLGQPIDGKGDIAATEMRLIESMAPGIIQRKSVHEPMQTGITAIDAMIPVGRGQRELIIGDRQTGKTAIAIDTILNQKDQDMICVYVAVGQKAASVANVVEVLRERGALDYTVVVAANASEPAALQYLAPYTGASIAEYFMYKGKATLVIYDDLSKQAAAYRQMSLLLRRPPGREAYPGDVFYLHSRLLERAAKLSDAMGKGSMTALPIIETQAGDVSAYIPTNVISITDGQIFLSSDLFNSGLRPAINVGVSVSRVGGAAQTKAIKKIAGTLKLELAQFDELAAFSQFASDLDAATQKQLGRGKRLRELLKQPQFSPLILAEQVAIVYAGVKGLIDEVPVESVVDFSRELREYLKSNKPEFINEIQEKKVMSPEAEAILKDAINEVVSNLVASAS from the coding sequence ATGGTTTCCATCCGTCCCGACGAGATCAGCGCCATCCTCAAAAAGCAGATTGAGGATTACGACAAGTCAGTTTCCGTCAGCAATGTTGGCTCCGTTCTCCAGGTCGGAGACGGCATCGCCCGTGTCTATGGCCTGCAGGAGGCCATGGCCGGTGAACTGCTCGAGTTCGAGGACGGCACCGAAGCCATCGCACTCAACCTTGAGGATGACAACGTCGGCGCCGTGCTGATGGGCGAAGGCCTTGGCGTTCAGGAAGGCAGCACCGTCAAGGCCACCGGCAAGATCGCTTCCGTTCCCGTGGGAGAGGCGACCCTCGGACGGGTGGTCAATTCACTGGGACAGCCCATCGACGGCAAGGGTGATATCGCCGCCACCGAGATGCGCCTGATCGAGTCGATGGCTCCCGGCATCATCCAGCGCAAGTCGGTGCACGAGCCGATGCAGACCGGCATCACCGCCATCGACGCCATGATTCCCGTCGGTCGTGGTCAGCGGGAGCTGATCATCGGAGACCGACAGACCGGCAAGACCGCCATCGCGATTGACACGATCCTGAACCAGAAGGATCAGGACATGATCTGCGTCTATGTCGCGGTGGGTCAGAAGGCCGCATCGGTGGCCAACGTCGTAGAAGTTCTCCGCGAACGGGGTGCCCTCGATTACACCGTCGTGGTGGCTGCAAACGCCTCTGAGCCTGCTGCTCTGCAGTACCTGGCTCCTTACACAGGAGCTTCGATCGCCGAGTACTTCATGTACAAGGGCAAGGCCACCCTTGTGATCTACGACGACCTGTCCAAGCAGGCGGCTGCCTATCGCCAGATGTCCCTGCTGCTGCGCCGTCCACCCGGTCGTGAGGCCTATCCCGGAGACGTCTTCTATCTCCACAGCCGTTTGCTTGAGCGTGCTGCCAAGTTGTCCGATGCCATGGGCAAGGGATCGATGACCGCCCTCCCCATCATCGAAACGCAAGCCGGCGACGTGTCGGCTTACATCCCGACCAACGTGATTTCGATCACCGATGGTCAGATCTTCCTCAGTTCCGACCTGTTCAACTCCGGCCTGCGCCCTGCCATCAACGTGGGTGTGTCCGTCAGTCGGGTGGGTGGTGCTGCCCAGACCAAGGCCATCAAGAAGATTGCTGGAACCCTGAAGCTGGAACTGGCTCAGTTCGATGAACTTGCTGCGTTCTCTCAGTTCGCGTCCGATCTGGATGCGGCCACCCAGAAGCAGCTCGGACGCGGCAAGCGTTTGCGTGAGCTTCTCAAGCAGCCCCAGTTCAGCCCCCTGATCCTGGCTGAGCAGGTCGCCATCGTTTATGCCGGCGTCAAGGGCCTCATTGATGAGGTCCCGGTTGAAAGTGTTGTGGATTTCTCCCGTGAGCTGCGTGAGTACCTGAAGTCCAACAAGCCTGAATTCATCAACGAAATCCAGGAGAAGAAGGTGATGAGTCCTGAGGCTGAGGCCATCCTCAAGGACGCCATCAACGAAGTTGTGTCCAACCTTGTGGCTTCGGCCAGCTGA
- the atpH gene encoding ATP synthase F1 subunit delta, whose product MPILNSLATPYAEALLQITNGRKESDTVAEQCKDLLELWQSSADFRDAMVSPVLEPAGKKQALDALLSDQVTPSLMNLLKVLADRQRLQALDAVMLRYLELYRQQQGITLAHVRSAQPLTEEQQAALSTRVQAMAGTKKVDIDLSVDPGLIGGFVVSLGSQVIDASLSGQVRRLGLALAKAS is encoded by the coding sequence ATGCCGATTCTCAATTCTCTGGCTACGCCCTACGCCGAAGCCCTGCTTCAGATCACCAATGGACGCAAGGAGTCCGACACGGTGGCCGAGCAATGCAAGGACCTGCTCGAGTTGTGGCAGAGCTCGGCTGATTTCCGTGACGCCATGGTTTCGCCGGTGCTCGAGCCAGCCGGTAAAAAACAGGCTCTAGATGCCTTGCTGTCTGATCAGGTCACCCCATCGCTGATGAATCTGCTCAAGGTGCTGGCTGATCGTCAGCGCCTGCAGGCTCTCGACGCGGTGATGCTTCGCTACCTCGAGCTCTATCGCCAGCAGCAGGGCATCACATTGGCCCACGTGCGTTCAGCACAACCTCTCACCGAAGAGCAGCAGGCTGCCTTGTCCACCAGGGTGCAGGCCATGGCCGGTACCAAGAAGGTCGATATCGACCTCAGTGTTGATCCAGGTCTGATCGGCGGTTTCGTCGTGAGCCTCGGTTCACAGGTGATCGATGCCAGCCTGTCAGGTCAGGTTCGCCGCCTCGGTCTGGCGCTCGCCAAAGCGAGCTGA
- a CDS encoding F0F1 ATP synthase subunit B, with translation MTFPPLLASEGFGLNFNIFETNLVNLAIVIVLLVKFLSGFLGGILERRRAAILQDLQDAEKRLKTATEELAKAQADLAEANKKAEKIRLDGQSRAASIRAEGEQRTIAVMANIKQGASADAEAEAIRINDALRREAATAAISKVLRDLPGRLDEKAQNKLLDASIANLRDA, from the coding sequence ATGACCTTCCCTCCCCTGCTGGCATCCGAAGGCTTCGGACTCAACTTCAACATCTTCGAGACGAATCTGGTCAACCTGGCCATCGTCATCGTTCTTCTGGTCAAGTTCCTGAGTGGATTCCTGGGCGGCATTCTCGAGAGGCGCCGCGCGGCCATTCTTCAGGATCTTCAGGACGCTGAAAAGCGCCTGAAAACGGCTACTGAGGAGCTCGCCAAAGCCCAGGCCGATCTGGCTGAAGCCAACAAAAAGGCTGAAAAGATCCGTCTGGATGGTCAATCACGCGCGGCTTCCATCCGTGCGGAAGGCGAGCAACGCACCATTGCTGTGATGGCCAACATCAAGCAGGGAGCATCTGCAGATGCCGAGGCCGAGGCCATTCGGATCAACGATGCTCTCCGTCGCGAAGCCGCCACTGCGGCGATCAGCAAGGTCCTCAGGGATCTGCCCGGTCGTCTTGATGAAAAGGCCCAGAACAAGCTCCTTGATGCCTCCATCGCCAATCTGAGGGACGCCTAA